The Canis lupus baileyi chromosome 11, mCanLup2.hap1, whole genome shotgun sequence genome includes a window with the following:
- the FBXO7 gene encoding F-box only protein 7 isoform X2 produces the protein MARRPGDPVPLQDSEHSSLQNNDPPSLAASSNGSSIQNEQPSNSFQGQAAQTDVWNEDNMSGPSQNFEAGSVQDVVDMEEGTGVFPLEPMLCSESVEGQVPHSLEILYQSADCSNPNDALIISIHLLMLESSYIPQGTEAKALSMPENWKSGGVYKLQYTHPLCEGGSAALTCVPLGTLIVINATLKINTELRSVKRLQLLPESFICRAEPGENVAKIYKDLQKLSRLFKDQLVYPLLAFTRQALNLPDVFGLVVLPLELKLRIFRLLDVRSVLSLSAVCRDLLIASNDQLLWRCLYLRDFRDGTVRARDTDWKELYRKRYKQRKEAQRARHMMFPPSSPHPIPFGPSPWHPRPFPPSSLLPPGIIGGEYDERLTLPFVGDPINSLIPGPGETPSQFPPLRPRFDPVGPLPGPRPTLPGRGGPSDRFPLRPSRGWPTDSRPPFM, from the exons ATGGCCCGGCGTCCCGGGGACCCGGTCCCCCTGCAGG ATTCAGAGCATTCCTCACTCCAGAATAATGACCCACCCTCTTTGGCCGCCAGCTCCAATGGGTCCAGCATACAGAATGAACAGCCCAGTAATTCATTCCAAGGACAGGCAGCCCAAACTGATGTCTGGAATGAGGACAATATG TCGGGACCTAGTCAGAATTTTGAAGCTGGGTCAGTTCAAGATGTTGTGGATATGGAAGAGGGCACAGGTGTCTTTCCCTTGGAACCGATGCTCTGCAGTGAATCGGTGGAAGGGCAAGTGCCACATTCATTAGAGATCCTGTATCAGTCAGCTGACTGCTCTAATCCCAATGATGCCTTGATAATATCGATACATCTTCTCATGTTGGAGTCAAGTTACATACCTCAG GGGACTGAGGCTAAAGCTCTGTCCATGCCTGAGAACTGGAAGTCAGGTGGTGTGTATAAGCTGCAGTACACGCATCCTCTCTGCGAGGGCGGCTCTGCTGCTCTCACCTGTGTGCCTTTGGGAACGCTGATTGTCATAAATG CTACTCTAAAGATCAACACTGAGCTCAGAAGTGTGAAAAGATTGCAGCTGCTGCCAGAATCATTTATTTGCAGAGCAGAACCAG GGGAAAATGTAGCCAAGATATACAAAGATCTTCAGAAGCTCTCTCGACTCTTCAAAGACCAGCTGGTGTATCCTCTTCTGGCTTTTACCCGACAAG CCCTGAACCTGCCAGACGTATTTGGGTTGGTGGTCCTCCCATTGGAGCTGAAGCTGCGGATCTTCCGACTTTTGGATGTTCGTTCTGTTCTCTCTTTGTCTGCGGTTTGTCGTGACCTCCTTATTGCTTCAAATGACCAGCTGCTCTGGAGGTGTTTATATCTGAGGGATTTTCGAG atggTACTGTTAGAGCTCGAGACACAGATTGGAAAGAA CTGTACAGGAAGAGGtacaaacaaagaaaagaagcTCAGAGAGCGCGCCACATGATGTTCCCGCCTTCAtcgccccaccccatcccctttggccccagcccctggcaccccaGGCCTTTTCCTCCTagctctctccttcctccaggaATTATTGGTGGAGAATATGATGAAAGATTAACACTTCCCTTTGTTGGGGACCCCATCAATTCACTCATTCCCGGGCCTGGGGAGACCCCCAGCCAGTTCCCTCCACTCAGACCACGTTTTGATCCTGTTGGCCCGCTTCCGGGACCTCGCCCCACCTTGCCAGGGCGGGGTGGCCCGAGTGACAGATTTCCCCTAAGGCCCAGCAGGGGCTGGCCAACTGACAGCAGGCCACCGTTCATGTGA
- the FBXO7 gene encoding F-box only protein 7 isoform X1, with protein MKLRVRLQKRTWPLDLPDAEPTLGQLRAHLSQALLPSWGFGSDTRFAITLNNKDALTGDEETLASYGIVSGDLICLILEDAIPAPNLPSSTDSEHSSLQNNDPPSLAASSNGSSIQNEQPSNSFQGQAAQTDVWNEDNMSGPSQNFEAGSVQDVVDMEEGTGVFPLEPMLCSESVEGQVPHSLEILYQSADCSNPNDALIISIHLLMLESSYIPQGTEAKALSMPENWKSGGVYKLQYTHPLCEGGSAALTCVPLGTLIVINATLKINTELRSVKRLQLLPESFICRAEPGENVAKIYKDLQKLSRLFKDQLVYPLLAFTRQALNLPDVFGLVVLPLELKLRIFRLLDVRSVLSLSAVCRDLLIASNDQLLWRCLYLRDFRDGTVRARDTDWKELYRKRYKQRKEAQRARHMMFPPSSPHPIPFGPSPWHPRPFPPSSLLPPGIIGGEYDERLTLPFVGDPINSLIPGPGETPSQFPPLRPRFDPVGPLPGPRPTLPGRGGPSDRFPLRPSRGWPTDSRPPFM; from the exons ATGAAGCTGCGGGTGCGGCTCCAGAAGCGGACCTGGCCGCTGGATCTGCCCGACGCCGAGCCGACGCTGGGCCAGCTGCGCGCGCACCTGAGCCAGGCCCTGCTGCCCTCCTGGGGCTTCGG TTCTGATACCCGGTTTGCAATCACATTGAACAACAAGGATGCCCTCACTGGAGATGAAGAGACCTTGGCTTCATATGGGATTGTTTCTGGGGACTTGATATGTTTGATTCTTGAAGATGCCATTCCAGCACCTAACTTACCTTCATCCACAGATTCAGAGCATTCCTCACTCCAGAATAATGACCCACCCTCTTTGGCCGCCAGCTCCAATGGGTCCAGCATACAGAATGAACAGCCCAGTAATTCATTCCAAGGACAGGCAGCCCAAACTGATGTCTGGAATGAGGACAATATG TCGGGACCTAGTCAGAATTTTGAAGCTGGGTCAGTTCAAGATGTTGTGGATATGGAAGAGGGCACAGGTGTCTTTCCCTTGGAACCGATGCTCTGCAGTGAATCGGTGGAAGGGCAAGTGCCACATTCATTAGAGATCCTGTATCAGTCAGCTGACTGCTCTAATCCCAATGATGCCTTGATAATATCGATACATCTTCTCATGTTGGAGTCAAGTTACATACCTCAG GGGACTGAGGCTAAAGCTCTGTCCATGCCTGAGAACTGGAAGTCAGGTGGTGTGTATAAGCTGCAGTACACGCATCCTCTCTGCGAGGGCGGCTCTGCTGCTCTCACCTGTGTGCCTTTGGGAACGCTGATTGTCATAAATG CTACTCTAAAGATCAACACTGAGCTCAGAAGTGTGAAAAGATTGCAGCTGCTGCCAGAATCATTTATTTGCAGAGCAGAACCAG GGGAAAATGTAGCCAAGATATACAAAGATCTTCAGAAGCTCTCTCGACTCTTCAAAGACCAGCTGGTGTATCCTCTTCTGGCTTTTACCCGACAAG CCCTGAACCTGCCAGACGTATTTGGGTTGGTGGTCCTCCCATTGGAGCTGAAGCTGCGGATCTTCCGACTTTTGGATGTTCGTTCTGTTCTCTCTTTGTCTGCGGTTTGTCGTGACCTCCTTATTGCTTCAAATGACCAGCTGCTCTGGAGGTGTTTATATCTGAGGGATTTTCGAG atggTACTGTTAGAGCTCGAGACACAGATTGGAAAGAA CTGTACAGGAAGAGGtacaaacaaagaaaagaagcTCAGAGAGCGCGCCACATGATGTTCCCGCCTTCAtcgccccaccccatcccctttggccccagcccctggcaccccaGGCCTTTTCCTCCTagctctctccttcctccaggaATTATTGGTGGAGAATATGATGAAAGATTAACACTTCCCTTTGTTGGGGACCCCATCAATTCACTCATTCCCGGGCCTGGGGAGACCCCCAGCCAGTTCCCTCCACTCAGACCACGTTTTGATCCTGTTGGCCCGCTTCCGGGACCTCGCCCCACCTTGCCAGGGCGGGGTGGCCCGAGTGACAGATTTCCCCTAAGGCCCAGCAGGGGCTGGCCAACTGACAGCAGGCCACCGTTCATGTGA